ACCAGAGGCCGAGGGGTCTTCCGACCTTGTCCCGTTCTGGATCTATCCGGGCCCATTCGCGATCGAAAGAATCGTTCCCTCCCTGCCGTTGAGCCGCGAAACCCGTCTGCTCTCAGACCTGAAACGCTCAATCGCCATGTACCGGCTGGTGTTCGGACAGGCCCGCCAAGACGACCTCGTCGAATACCTCTCCGGTGTGGACAACCCAGCTGTTCTCGAAGACCTGCGGATAGATCTCACCCCACCAAGCCCGCAGGCCAGCTAGTTGCTAGATGAAGTCGACCATTGTTTCCCCGCCGGGGATTAGGCGAGGTGAGCGCGAGCTAGGTCACACAACCGGTCGACCGTGCGGCGTAGCTCGTCGGCCGCAGGCCCGGGACGCCGACGGGTAAGGACCTCAGCGACGGCGTTGTAGTACCAGATCTGTTGGTCAGGGCCGGCGTTGAACCGCTTCCAGAATTCGGGACCGAGTTCGGCGGCGTCGTTGACAATGCAACGGGCGTTGTGACGTTTGTCGGCAAGGGCCACGCACAGAACTGCCTGGTCGGCGTCCTCCAAGTGTTCGATGTAGGCCTCTTTTCGTTCCCGCCACGGGGGCTTCGGAGTGCTCTCAGCGTCGCTGCATGCTTGAACGATTCGAGCGACCTCAGGTCCAAAACGGTCGGCCACCTCGCTGACTGACACCGGGGTGTCTTCGACCACGTCGTGGAGAACGGCGGCCATCGCAATGTCCTCGAACCGGTCGTCTAGCTGCAGGTCCGATGCGGCGTCTTCGATCGCCAGAGAAGCCACCGCCAGGAGATGGCTCAGGTAAGGAATCCTGGTGCACTTACGGACATCGCCGTGGTGTTTTTCACGGGCGAAACCCACAGCGGAGGTAAACCGCTCCCCCAGCTCCGGTTTCTTATCCATGCCGGGCACCCTAACTGCCGCTCATCGAAGCGGTCTTTGGGCCCTGAGAACTACACATTTTCAGCTCCTAGGCTGCTCTTGTGCCCACTTCGCCCAATGGGCCCGTCCGTAACACTTCCAAGATCCCGACGCCATCCAAACGTTTATGTGAAGCATCACGTCATGGACGTCAGGAGCGTCTAGTCACGTACGCCGGTGTCCATCACCCCTGCTAGTTCAAGGGATCTGGCCGCCACGGTGTACAGCCGTCCATCTCCGTCTGCTGGCTTGGCTGTCAACTTGGCTGTCAACTTGTGCTCTCCCCTGCATCGGCAGAACCTGCTGACGGTTGTTCACGGGCAACAGTTAGTCGA
This sequence is a window from Longimicrobiales bacterium. Protein-coding genes within it:
- a CDS encoding HD domain-containing protein; this translates as MDKKPELGERFTSAVGFAREKHHGDVRKCTRIPYLSHLLAVASLAIEDAASDLQLDDRFEDIAMAAVLHDVVEDTPVSVSEVADRFGPEVARIVQACSDAESTPKPPWRERKEAYIEHLEDADQAVLCVALADKRHNARCIVNDAAELGPEFWKRFNAGPDQQIWYYNAVAEVLTRRRPGPAADELRRTVDRLCDLARAHLA